The genome window CGGCATCAGCGGCTACGGTGCGAACAGCCTGGTGCACAGCAACAAGATCCTCCGCCTGTCCGAAGGCCTGCCCGTGGTCATAGAGATCGTGGACTCCAGCGAAAAAATAGAAGCCTTCCTGCCCAAGCTCGACGGCTTGATCCAGGAAGGCCTGGTGACAAAAGAACCCGTGGAAGTGCTCATGTACCGGCACAGCGCCGGTTAGGTTCCGCACACCCGGATCATCTCCGGAGCAATCCGCTCCAGGGCAAGGATCTTGTCCACACCGCCCATCTTGATGGCTTCCTGCGGCATGCCGAAGACAACACAGGAGGCCTCGTCCTGGGCAATGCAGTACGCACCCACATCGTGCAGCTCACGCATGCCCTTGGCCCCGTCATCGCCCATACCGGTCATGATTCCGGCCACCACGTTCCTTCCCCCGAAACGGGCCCCGGAACGGAACAGCACATCGACCGAGGGA of Salidesulfovibrio onnuriiensis contains these proteins:
- a CDS encoding DUF190 domain-containing protein, with the translated sequence MQLPNKAERLRIFIGENDRHAGKLLMDVIIEQARKDGLAGATALRGISGYGANSLVHSNKILRLSEGLPVVIEIVDSSEKIEAFLPKLDGLIQEGLVTKEPVEVLMYRHSAG